The region TCGCGGCCATGCCGAGGATCGGACGGCGCGGCCCGGCCCACAGTAAGGCGGCCAGGCCCCAGCAAGCGATCGCCAACACGCCCGCGGCGAGTCCGCGCGCGCCGTCGGTGAAATCGCGCTCGGCGATCAGCTTGCGCTCGAAGCCCGGGTTGCCGAACCACATCGACAGGCCCACGCCGAGCAAGGCCAAGACGATCAGTGCGGCGAAGGCGAAGCCGATCCGGCGCGGCCAGGCCCGGCGCAGGATGCCCGGCAACAGCGGCGCGAACATCAGGCAGGCCATCGGCAGCGCCGGCAGGATGTAGACGTCGCGTTTGCCCTGAGGGATCGAGAAGAACACGATCACCAGCAACCACCAGGCCATCGGCAGCACATAACGCGGATCGAGCCGGGCCAGGCGCCGGCGCCACGCCGGCAACGCCCAGGGCAGGGCGAACATCAACGGCAGCCACATCGAGAGCATCACCCCGAGGTGGTACCAGGGCGGCTGGTGATGGTCCCAGGACTTGGAATAGCGCACGGCGGTCTGGCGCAGCAGCAAGTCGCCCAGGTAACCGCGGTAGACGGGATCGGAATGGGTCAAGGCCACCGTCGCCATCGGCGCGATCCACAGAGCGACCGCGAACACGAACGCGAGCGGCCCCAGCCAGAAATAACCCCGGTCGATGCCGGCGCGCACCGGCATCTCGACCCAGGCCAAGGCGCGATGCGCCACGCCGCCCGGCGCCAGCGCGGCGCGCAACGGCCGCAGCACGGCCGCGAGCGCGAGCGGCGCCAGCATCAACAGGGCGAGCGCGCCGACTCCCTTGGTGATGGTGCCCATGCCGGCGGCGAACCAGCCCAGCACCCACCAGCGCCAGGCCGGACCGGTCAACAGATGCCGCAACAGGCCGTAGTTGGCCAGGGTGATCCAGAACACCACCAGCGGATCGATCTGCGCCTTCTTCGACTGATAGACGAAGTGCACGGTCAGCAGCAGCGCCCAGCCGGCGTAGTAACCGACCCGCGGCGTCCACAGGCGCCGGCCGAGGTCGACCACGCACCACAAGGTGCCCAGCGCGGCGAGCAGCGAAGGCAGCAGGAAGGCGACGCGCCATTGCCCAGTGGCCTGATAGGCCAGGGCTTGCATCCACATGAAGAACGGCGGCTTGTCCGAGTACAACTCGCCTCCGCGATGCGGGAACAGCCACTGGCCGCTCTCGACCATCTGCATGGCGACCAGGGCGAAACGCGGTTCGTCGGCGGGCCAGGGATCGCGCAGGCCCAGACCCGCCCCGAGCACCAGCCAGGCGACTATCCAGAACAACCAGGCGGGGTAGAAACGGGCGCTTTTGAACATGCGCGGGCCTTTGAACGTGCGCAGATCATAAGCGGCGGCCCGCATCGGGTGGAGAGGCGGGCCCTTGAATCTGGGCCTGCGCTCACCCTTGGCTCAAGCGCCGCGGCGCAGACGGGCGTAGAAGAAGCCGTCGCCGCCGCCGTCGCCCGGCAATCGCTGGCGACCGACCTCGCGGTCGTGGCCGAACCGCGCGGGCAAGGCCTCGGCGCGCGCATCGGCGGTGCGCGCCAGGAATTCGCGCACTTGGCGCTCGTTCTCTTCGGTCAGGATCGAGCAGGTCGCATACAGCAGCACGCCGCCGGGCGCGACCGTGCGCCACAACGCGTCGAGCAGACGCGCCTGCAGCAGCATCAAGGCGGCGATGTCGGATTCGCGCCGGTGCAGGACCACGTCGGGCTGGCGACGGACGATGCCGGTCGCCGAACACGGCGCATCCAGCAGCACCGCATCGAAGGGCTGGCCGTCCCACCAGGCCTGCAGGTCGGCGGCGTCGGCCACGCGCAGTTCGGCGCGCCCGGCCAGGCCCAAACGGACCAAGCCGCTGCGCACCCGCCGCAGGCGCGCCGCATCGACGTCGAGCGCGGTCAGGCGTAAGGCCGGGTCGCGTTCGAGCAGATGCGCGCTTTTGCCGCCGGGCGCGGCGCAGGCATCGAGCACCCGCGCGCCCGGCGCGGCCGCGATCGCATCGGCGACCAACTGCGCGGAGGCGTCCTGGATCGACACCGCGCCCTCGGCGAACCCGGGCAGCGAGGCGATCGCCGCCGAGCCTTGCAGACGCAGCGCATCGGGCAAGCCCTCGACCACGTCGGCTTCGATACCGGCCTCGGCGAGCCGTTCGCGATAAGCGTCGCGAGCGATGCTGCGCGCGTTGACCCGCAACCACATCGGCGCCGGCACCGCGCTTTCGGCCAGGATCGCCTCGTAATGCTCGGGCCAGTCGCGGCGCAGGCGCCCGCGCAACCAGCTCGGCCAGTGCGAATGCTTGGGGTCGACCGCCGGCAGACCTTCGCGCTGGGCGCGGCGCAGCAGCGCGTTGACCATGCCGGCCTGGTGCGGATACCCCAGGCCCCGTGCGGCTTCGACGGTGGAGTCGAGCGCGGCGTGCGCCGGCAGTTGCAGCGGATCGAGCTGGGCCAGGCCGACGTACAGCAGCGCACGCAGTTCGCCGTCGCGCCGGGTCAGCGGCCGCGCCATCCAGGCGGCGAGCGCGCCCTCGTAGCGCAGCGGCTGGCGCAACACCGCAAAGCAGATCGCCTCGACCAGGGCGCGGTCGCGCGGGTCGGGCAGGCCCGGCAACGCGGTCGCCAGCTCGGCCTTGAGCGAACGCCCGCGGTGCATCACCGCATCGAGCACGCGCGCGGCGATCGCGCGCGGCCGGCTGCCGCTGTGCATGCTGGCGTCGTGCATGCCGCCGCCATGCGGGCCGTCGGAACGGGTGCGCCGGTCGGACATGCTCAGCGCGCGACCGCGAGGTCGCGCCGGCCGTTCAAATAATCCGCGGCGGTGATCGCCTTGCCGCCATCGCGTTGCAACACGCGGATGCGCAAGGCGCCTTCGCCGCAGGCGATGTCGATGCCTTCGCGCCCGGCCTGCAACACGCTGCCGGGTTCGGCGGAATGCTGCAACGGCAGCGCGATCGCGCCGTGCACGCGCACGCGTTCGCCGGCGATCGTCGCATCGGCCATCGGCCAGGGATTGAAGGCGCGCACCTTGTTCGCCAAGGCCGGCGCCGGCTGCGCCCAATCCAGGCGCGCTTCGGCCTTGTCGAGCTTGTGCGCGTACGTCACGCCGTCGTCGGGCTGCGGCCGGGCGATCGGGCGCATGCCGGCGCGCAGCAGGCCCAGCCCGTCCGCCAGCACCTGCGCGCCGAGCGCGGCCAGGCGATCGTGCAACTGCCCGCCGGTCTCGGCCTCGCCGATCGACAGCGATTGCGACAGCAGCACCGGGCCGGTGTCCAGGCCCTTTTCCATCTGCATCAGGCACACGCCGCTGTCGCGGTCGCCGGCCTCGATCGCACGCTGGATCGGCGCCGCGCCGCGCCAGCGCGGCAATAGCGAAGCATGCACGTTCCAGCAACCGTAGCTCGGAATGTCGAGCACCGACTGCGGCAGGATCAGGCCGTAGGCCACCACCACCATCAGGTCGGGCTGCAGTTCGCGCAGCGCCTCGCGCGCAGCTGCGCTCTTGAAGTTCTCCGGCTGCATCACCGGCAGGCCGCGTAACAAGGCTTCGCGCTTGACCGGCGACAACGCCAGCTCGCGTCCGCGCCCGGCGGGGCGATCGGGCTGGGTGTAGACGGCCACGACCTCGTTGCGCTGCGCGGCGGCGCGCAGGCTCGGTACGGCGAAGTCGGGGGTACCGGCGAATACGATGCGCATAGGTTCGGGAGTCGGGATCGAGTTGGGGAGTCGGCGCGCGTCACCGCGCCTGCGGTGCGCGCCTGGCGTTCAAGACTACAGAAACGCAGAACGGGAGCCGGAAACCCGCGCGCGCCCCACGGCGCCGCGCCGATTCCCCACTCCCGCCTAGATGCGCGGCGCTCAGGCCGACTGGCGGCGTTGCTTGGCGAGCTTCTTGCGCACCATCTCGCGCTTGAGCGGCGAGAGGTAGTCGACGAACAGCTTGCCGTCGAGGTGATCCATCTCGTGCTGGATGCAAACCGCGAGCAGGCCGTCGGTGCTGAGTTCGAACGTCGCGCCGTCGCGGCCGATCGCCTTGACGGTGATCTCGTTGGCGCGGGTCACGTCGGCGAAGATGCCGGGTACCGACAGGCAGCCTTCCTGGTAGACCTGCTCGCCGGATTTGGCGACGATCTCCGGGTTGACGAACACCAGCGGCTGGTTCTTTTCTTCCGATACGTCGATGACCATGAAGCGCTGGTGCACGTCGACCTGGCTCGCGGCCAGTCCGATGCCGGGGCATTCGTACATGGTCTCGAACATGTCGTCGAGCAATGTCTGGAACTGCGGCGAGGTCACGTGCGCGGCTTCGACCGGCACGGCCTTCGTCCGCAGACGGGGATCGGGGAATTCGAGGATTGGGAGCAGGGCCATGGCGTCGAAAATGGGGGCGTGGGTCACATACGCAAGCTTTGGTTGCATTGTAACCCCGTTATAGGCTGCAAAGGCCTGCTAACGTTCGCACCTTCTGGGCTATAGTCCGGGTGCCCGCAGAGGGCAAACCTGGAAGGGGAATCAGGTAGATGGCCGCCATGTTTAAACCGATCCGCGCGGTTCTCGCCGCCGCGTTGCTGACTGTTGCCACGTACGCCATTGCGGCGGAATTGCGTGGCGACCACCCCGACACCTACGTGGTGAAACGGGGCGACACCCTGTGGGACATCTCGGCTCGCTTCCTGAAGCGGCCATGGCTGTGGCCGGAAATCTGGCAGGCCAACCCGCAGATCAAGAATCCGCACCTGATCTATCCGGGCGACGTGATCTCGCTGGCCTACCTCGACCGCGTCGCGGCCCAGGTCAAGCCGGGTCCGCGCCAGGAAGCCCCGATCAGCGGCATCCCGCTGTCGGACATCGAGCCGTTCCTGAAGAACCTTCGGGTCGTGGACGAGTTCGAGCAGATGCCCTACGTGGTCGGTCTTGAAGAGGACCGCCTGCGCGTCACCCAGGGCCAGGTCGCCTACATCAAGAACCTGCCGAACCAGACCCCGGGCACGCGTTATGCCGTGGTCCGCCCGACCCAGCGCTATACCCGCCTGGATCGCGTGGCCTGCTGCGACATCATGCGCGCCGCCGACCTGGACTTCCGCGGCCGCCGCACGGTCGACTTCGAAGCCATCTGGACCGACGTGGTCGTACCGGACAAGGGCCGCGAGCTGCTCGGCTACGAGCTGATGCAGGTCTCGACCGGCACCGTCAGCCGCGGCGCCGAGAACGGGATGGAGGCCAGCACCCTGGTCATCGACGACACCGGCCGCGAGATCCGCGTCGGCGACCGTCTGATCCCGGTCGAAGCCCAGCCTTACGATCTGCAGTTCTTCCCGCATCCGCCGAAGGCCCAGTTCGACTACGGTCGCGCCCAGGTCCTGGCCGTGGCCGACCTGGTCAGGCACGGCGGCCCGCGCGACGTGATCGCCCTGTCGGTCGGTGCCCGCGACGGCATCGACAACGGCACGGTGTTCTCGACCTGGCGGGTCGGCACCCGCGCCGTCGACCGGGTCAAGGTCGGTCCGGACCGCGACCCGACCCTGGTCGGCAAGGCCTCGCGCGTGCGCCTGCCGGACGAGTTCTCCGGCCACGCGATGGTGTTCCGCACCTTCGACAAGGTCAGCTACGCCCTGATCATGGACGGCGTGCGCCAGACCAAGGTCGGCTACGAGCTCAAGCATCCCGACTCTGCTTATTGATCGGCTGCTCGAGCCACCGGGAAAGGCCTGCGGGCTTTTCCTACAGCGATCCACGACGGCGCCTTCGGGCGCCGTCGTCGTTTGCAGGCTAGGCTGGTGCATGCCTTCGCCCCAGATCCAGTTGTCCGACGACGACCTCCACGCCCTGCTGACCCTCATCGCCGCCGGCGGCGCCAGCGCCTCCCGACGGCAACTGCTCGAGCTCCACCCCAGTCCGGCCGCCGCCCTGGCGGCGGGAACCGGCCAGTGGCAGGCGGCCGGGCTCACCCCCAAGCAGATCGACGCCCTGCGCGCCCCGGACGAGGAAGCCCTGACACGGGCGCTCGACTGGCTGCACGCCCCGCGCCATCACCTGGTCGGCTGGCACGACCCCGACTACCCCGGCCTGCTGCGGCGAGCGCCGAATCCGCCGCTGGCGCTGTTCGTCGCCGGCGAACCCGCCCTGCTCTGGCACCCGGCCGTGGCCGTGGTCGGCAGCCNNNNNCACACACTTAATTAATTAAGTGTGTGNNNNNCGAGGCTGCGCGCGAGTTCGGCCAGGCGCGCGCTGGCGGCGCCGACGCGTGCCCGGCGCAGACGCGCGCCGGCGGCTGCGGGCAATTGCGCGAGCACGCGCTCGAGCGCTTCGCCGCTCGACAGCGCCAACCACAGCGGGCCGTCGAAGCCGAGCAGTCGCGCGATTTCGAACCGGGACGGCGCGGCCGGTTCGCGCACGTAGATGTCGGCCCGCAGCACGCGTGCGCCGCGCGCCTGCAAGGCCGGCGCGATCACGCCGCGTCCGCCCGCCGCAGTCAGCAAACCGAATGCTTCGTTATCGAAATGTTGCAGTTCCGCTAACGCGAGCAGACCTTCGCTGTCCATGCGTTGCGGCCACAGCACCTCGTCGATGCCGGCCGCGTTCAACGCCGCCGCGGTGCCTGCGCCGACCGCGTACCAACGCTGGCCGGCGCGCGCGCTCAACGACGGTTGCAGATCGCGCAACGCGCGCGCCGCGGCGGGGCTGGTGACGAGCACGTGCGGCGCCGCCAACGCATCCGATAACGCACGCCGGGATGCGGAATTGTCCTGTGTGCGCACCGACCACGGCGAAAGCTCGATCAATCCGCCGCCGTACTGTGCGGCGATACGACGAAGTTCTTCGTGATCGCCGCTCGGACGCAGTGAGATCACGTACCATCCCGGCGGTTGTCGCAGCTCGCGGCTCATGCGAACAGCTTCGCACAGCACTGCCGATCGCGGCACTCGCCGGTGGCCGCCGTCTCCGACGCGACACTCAATACTCCCCCGAACTGCAATGCCTTCGATGACTTCCGACACCGCTCTGCAACGCCTTCATCAGCACTACCAATCGATGCCGCCGGTCGCGGCCATGCAGGTCAACATCGCCGGTTACGACGGCTCGCGCCTGCGCCTGCACGCGCCGCTGTCGCAGCACGTCAACGACAAGGGCTGCGCCTTCGGCGGCAGTCTCGCCTCGATGATGACCCTGGCCTCCTGGGGCGTGATGTCGCTCGGCATCGAACAGGCCGGCCTCAAGGCCGAGGTGTTCGTCGCCGACAGCCAGACCCGCTACCTCGCGCCGCTGTTCGCCGACCTGGACGTGCACGCCGAGCTCGCCCCGGGCGCCGACTGGGGCAGCTTCCTGACCACCCTGCGCGAGCGCCGTCGCGCCCGCACCTCGCTGATCGCGCGCGCGCTGCTGCCCGAAGGCGGGATCGCGACCGAGTTCACGGCGCGCTACGTGGCCATCGCTAAGCCCTGACGCGAACGGTAGGATGCACGCCGAACGTCCTTTCCGCCGGAGTCCGCGATGCGCCCGCTTTCGAACAGCTCGCTTCTGATGCGCTTGTTGCAGCTCGCCCTGATGTTGTCGTGCGTACTCGCGCTCGGCGGTTGCCAGACCACCGGCACCCAGAACAACAAGATCAGCGAGACCCAGTACGCCTACTCGGCGGCGATCCGCTGGGGCGACTTCGAGGGCGCGGTCAACCTGATCGAGCCCAAGCTGCGCAAGCAACTGGCGCCGACGACGATGCAGCTGGAGCGCTACAAGCAGATCCAGGTCTCCTCCTACCGCGACGTCGGCACCGAGATGGACAAGGAAAAGGGCACCGCGGTGCGCCTGATCGACATCGGCGTGATCAACCGCCACACCCTGGCCGAGCGCACCGTGCGCTACACCGAGGCCTGGACCTGGGACCCGGAAGTCAAGACCTGGTGGCTGGTCAGCGGCCTGCCGGACTTCTGGGCCGGCCAGTAACCGGTCCGGGCCGCCCGGCTTGGGCGGCCCCGCTCGGACCGCGCTTTTGCGCCGCCGCGCGCGCTGGGCGACAATCGCCGCCCGTTCGGGCCTCTGCCAGTCCGACCCTGTGAGCCCGATCCTGTGAGCATGACCCTGTGAGTCTTGAAGAACTGCTGGCGTTCGCCGGCCGCCACCTGTACCTGTCGCTGGGCTTCGCCGGCCTGACCGTGGCCATCGTCTACACCGAGATCGCGCGCCTGTTCCGCGGCTACAAGGCCCTGCGCCCGGCCGAGCTGACCGCGCTGATCAACCGCGACAACGCCCTGGTCATTGACCTGTCGGCCAGCACCGAGTTCGAGAAGGGCCACATCCCGGGCAGCCGTTCGGTCCAGCCGAGCCAGTTCGACCCGGAGAGCAAGCTGCTCGCCAACGCCAAGGCGCTGCCGGTCGTGGCGGTGTGCCGCACCGGCCAGGCCTCGGCCGACGCCGCCAAGCGCCTGAAGAAGGCCGGTTTCGAGCAGGTCTATTGGCTCGACGGCGGTATCCAGGCCTGGCAACAGGCCGAACTGCCCTTGATCAAGGGCCGCGGCTGAGCCCTGCGGCGGGGCCGCGACGCTGTCGCGCCACCGCCACGGGCGCCGCCTAGACTGCGCCTCCTCTACCCTCGATAGCCGCCGTGCGTGATCCCGGTCCGGGTGTTTGGTCCCGGTCCGCGCGAGCGGGCATAATCGACCTCTTTTCTGAATTCCGCTGGGGAGTCACCCGAATGTCCGAAGAAAACGTCAACGGCGCCACCGCGCCGGCCGAAGCCGCAACCGGCCCCGCGTTCACCGTCGAGAAGATCTACGTAAAGGACGTCTCCTTCGAGGTGCCCGGCGCTCCGGCCGTGTTCGCCGAAGCCGCGCAGCCGCAGTTGCAGCTGAACCTGTCGCAGAACGTGCAGCGCGTCGGCGAGAACGCCTTCGAGGTCGTGCTCGGCATCACCCTGACCTGCACCGCCAACGACAAGCCGATGTACCTGGCCGAAGTGAAGCAGGCCGGCGTGTTCGGCCTGATCGGCTTCGACGCGGCGACCCTCGACGCGATGCTCGGCACCCACTGCCCGAACGTGCTCTACCCGTACGCGCGCCAGCTCGTCAGCGACCTGATTCAGGCCGGCGGCTTCCCGCCGTTCTTCCTGCAGCCGATCAACTTCGACGCCCTGTACGCCGAAGGCGTGCGTCAGCGCGGCGCCCAGTCCGAAGGCGGCCTGGCCGACGCGGAAACCGCAGGCAACGCCTGAGCCACGGCTCGCCTCGCGCATGACCCACGATCCGTCGCCGGCCGCTGCGCCGAAACCGCGCGTGGCGGTGCTCGGTGCCGGCTCCTGGGGCACCGCGCTGGCCGCTCTGATCGCCCGCCACGGTCATCCGACCGTGCTGTGGGGCCGCGACGCCGACGGCGCCGCGGCCATCGATACGCGGCATGAAAACCCGCGCTACCTGCCCGGCATCGCCTTGCCGGACTCCCTGCGCGCGACCACCGACCTGGCTCTTGCCCTGCGCGACGCCGACCTGGTCCTCGTGGTGGTGCCCTCGCACGCCTTCGCCGAAACCCTGCGCGAGCTCGCCCCGCACCGTCCCGCGCACGCGGGCGTGGCCTGGGCGACCAAGGGCTTCGAACCCGGCAGCGGCCGCTTCCTGCACGAAGTCGCCGGCGAAGTGCTCGGCGACGACGTGCCGCTGGCCGTGGTGACCGGGCCTTCGTTCGCCAAGGAAGTCGCGCAAGGCCTGCCGACCGCGCTGACCGTGCATTCCGACGATGCCGCC is a window of Lysobacter antibioticus DNA encoding:
- a CDS encoding ArnT family glycosyltransferase, coding for MFKSARFYPAWLFWIVAWLVLGAGLGLRDPWPADEPRFALVAMQMVESGQWLFPHRGGELYSDKPPFFMWMQALAYQATGQWRVAFLLPSLLAALGTLWCVVDLGRRLWTPRVGYYAGWALLLTVHFVYQSKKAQIDPLVVFWITLANYGLLRHLLTGPAWRWWVLGWFAAGMGTITKGVGALALLMLAPLALAAVLRPLRAALAPGGVAHRALAWVEMPVRAGIDRGYFWLGPLAFVFAVALWIAPMATVALTHSDPVYRGYLGDLLLRQTAVRYSKSWDHHQPPWYHLGVMLSMWLPLMFALPWALPAWRRRLARLDPRYVLPMAWWLLVIVFFSIPQGKRDVYILPALPMACLMFAPLLPGILRRAWPRRIGFAFAALIVLALLGVGLSMWFGNPGFERKLIAERDFTDGARGLAAGVLAIACWGLAALLWAGPRRPILGMAATLCGLWVLNGVLVAPVLNDSSSARGVMSKVAARIGPEAELGLVAWKEQNLLRTQSRTTTFGFKMRWPEQLKQGLAWQAQAPRTRWLLVQDPALPACVDRNRAEIGGRSNRRIWWLVPYAARETCPAAPPLRPHEDDTD
- the rsmB gene encoding 16S rRNA (cytosine(967)-C(5))-methyltransferase RsmB; translated protein: MHDASMHSGSRPRAIAARVLDAVMHRGRSLKAELATALPGLPDPRDRALVEAICFAVLRQPLRYEGALAAWMARPLTRRDGELRALLYVGLAQLDPLQLPAHAALDSTVEAARGLGYPHQAGMVNALLRRAQREGLPAVDPKHSHWPSWLRGRLRRDWPEHYEAILAESAVPAPMWLRVNARSIARDAYRERLAEAGIEADVVEGLPDALRLQGSAAIASLPGFAEGAVSIQDASAQLVADAIAAAPGARVLDACAAPGGKSAHLLERDPALRLTALDVDAARLRRVRSGLVRLGLAGRAELRVADAADLQAWWDGQPFDAVLLDAPCSATGIVRRQPDVVLHRRESDIAALMLLQARLLDALWRTVAPGGVLLYATCSILTEENERQVREFLARTADARAEALPARFGHDREVGRQRLPGDGGGDGFFYARLRRGA
- the fmt gene encoding methionyl-tRNA formyltransferase; this encodes MRIVFAGTPDFAVPSLRAAAQRNEVVAVYTQPDRPAGRGRELALSPVKREALLRGLPVMQPENFKSAAAREALRELQPDLMVVVAYGLILPQSVLDIPSYGCWNVHASLLPRWRGAAPIQRAIEAGDRDSGVCLMQMEKGLDTGPVLLSQSLSIGEAETGGQLHDRLAALGAQVLADGLGLLRAGMRPIARPQPDDGVTYAHKLDKAEARLDWAQPAPALANKVRAFNPWPMADATIAGERVRVHGAIALPLQHSAEPGSVLQAGREGIDIACGEGALRIRVLQRDGGKAITAADYLNGRRDLAVAR
- the def gene encoding peptide deformylase, which gives rise to MALLPILEFPDPRLRTKAVPVEAAHVTSPQFQTLLDDMFETMYECPGIGLAASQVDVHQRFMVIDVSEEKNQPLVFVNPEIVAKSGEQVYQEGCLSVPGIFADVTRANEITVKAIGRDGATFELSTDGLLAVCIQHEMDHLDGKLFVDYLSPLKREMVRKKLAKQRRQSA
- a CDS encoding LysM peptidoglycan-binding domain-containing protein; this translates as MFKPIRAVLAAALLTVATYAIAAELRGDHPDTYVVKRGDTLWDISARFLKRPWLWPEIWQANPQIKNPHLIYPGDVISLAYLDRVAAQVKPGPRQEAPISGIPLSDIEPFLKNLRVVDEFEQMPYVVGLEEDRLRVTQGQVAYIKNLPNQTPGTRYAVVRPTQRYTRLDRVACCDIMRAADLDFRGRRTVDFEAIWTDVVVPDKGRELLGYELMQVSTGTVSRGAENGMEASTLVIDDTGREIRVGDRLIPVEAQPYDLQFFPHPPKAQFDYGRAQVLAVADLVRHGGPRDVIALSVGARDGIDNGTVFSTWRVGTRAVDRVKVGPDRDPTLVGKASRVRLPDEFSGHAMVFRTFDKVSYALIMDGVRQTKVGYELKHPDSAY
- a CDS encoding DNA-processing protein DprA translates to MPSPQIQLSDDDLHALLTLIAAGGASASRRQLLELHPSPAAALAAGTGQWQAAGLTPKQIDALRAPDEEALTRALDWLHAPRHHLVGWHDPDYPGLLRRAPNPPLALFVAGEPALLWHPAVAVVGSXXHTLN
- a CDS encoding uroporphyrinogen-III synthase; this encodes MSRELRQPPGWYVISLRPSGDHEELRRIAAQYGGGLIELSPWSVRTQDNSASRRALSDALAAPHVLVTSPAAARALRDLQPSLSARAGQRWYAVGAGTAAALNAAGIDEVLWPQRMDSEGLLALAELQHFDNEAFGLLTAAGGRGVIAPALQARGARVLRADIYVREPAAPSRFEIARLLGFDGPLWLALSSGEALERVLAQLPAAAGARLRRARVGAASARLAELARSLXXHTLN
- a CDS encoding YiiD C-terminal domain-containing protein translates to MTSDTALQRLHQHYQSMPPVAAMQVNIAGYDGSRLRLHAPLSQHVNDKGCAFGGSLASMMTLASWGVMSLGIEQAGLKAEVFVADSQTRYLAPLFADLDVHAELAPGADWGSFLTTLRERRRARTSLIARALLPEGGIATEFTARYVAIAKP
- a CDS encoding rhodanese-like domain-containing protein, which gives rise to MSLEELLAFAGRHLYLSLGFAGLTVAIVYTEIARLFRGYKALRPAELTALINRDNALVIDLSASTEFEKGHIPGSRSVQPSQFDPESKLLANAKALPVVAVCRTGQASADAAKRLKKAGFEQVYWLDGGIQAWQQAELPLIKGRG
- the secB gene encoding protein-export chaperone SecB; amino-acid sequence: MSEENVNGATAPAEAATGPAFTVEKIYVKDVSFEVPGAPAVFAEAAQPQLQLNLSQNVQRVGENAFEVVLGITLTCTANDKPMYLAEVKQAGVFGLIGFDAATLDAMLGTHCPNVLYPYARQLVSDLIQAGGFPPFFLQPINFDALYAEGVRQRGAQSEGGLADAETAGNA